The Taeniopygia guttata chromosome 4A, bTaeGut7.mat, whole genome shotgun sequence genome has a segment encoding these proteins:
- the LOC100225216 gene encoding mitochondrial fission factor homolog A encodes MWPLWGLDLSRVRCDLHFTEAINQRMQVPSRLKVAESCSPGDRKPVTEDVPASFRMHIPERISLAEISDTSLRPVLLTQPRMVPSVVVQVSPDPSGDLPVLPSASRAGAQRRKRAGHHSSRSRRDRTPSDSAQLALHSPGQHQEGPGSCPLPAPSAPLPLFTEAGRIYSMQNIFQTMYLLGQVLFQRVQDSLRDPALSSSQVPIPAAESALEEAGVPEVAAMRRQLARISGRLRLLEEQCHAWRQKEALLYSVMISACLINTWLWLRR; translated from the exons ATGTGGCCTCTTTGGGGGCTGGACCTGAGCCGGGTGCGCTGTGACCTGCACTTCACAGAGGCCATCAACCAAAGGATGCAGGTGCCCAGCAGGCTGAAGGtggcagagagctgcagccctggggacaggaagCCAGTGACAGAGGATGTCCCTGCCTCATTTCGGATGCACATCCCTGAGAGGATTTCTCTGGCAG AGATATCAGACACCAGTTTGAGGCCAGTCCTGTTGACCCAGCCAAGGATGGTCCCCTCTGTTGTGGTGCAGGTGTCCCCAGACCCCTCTGGGGAcctccctgtcctgccctcagccagcAGAGCCGGCGCCCAGCGACGCAAGCGAGCG GGCCATCACAGCAGCAGGTCACGGAGGGACAGGACCCCCAgtgacagtgcccagctggCCTTGCACAGTCCAGGACAGCACCAGGAGGG GCCAGGCTCGTGtcccctgcctgctcccagtgccccactCCCCCTCTTCACAGAGGCAGGCAGGATCTACTCCATGCAGAACATCTTCCAGACCATGTACCTGCTGGGCCAGGTGCTCTTCCAGCGTGTCCAGGACTCTCTGCGAGACCCGGCGCTGTCCAG ctcccaggtgCCCATCCCAGCCGCAGAGAGCGCCTTGGAGGAGGCCGGGGTGCCGGAGGTGGCAGCCATGAGACGGCAG CTGGCCAGGATCTCGGGGAGGCTGCGcctgctggaggagcagtgCCACGCCTGGAGACAGAAGGAGGCCCTGCTGTACTCCGTGATGATCTCTGCTTGCCTCATCAACACGTGGCTCTGGCTCAGAAGATGA
- the PRRG3 gene encoding transmembrane gamma-carboxyglutamic acid protein 3 yields MAMFLGARNAHSLLKRFPRANGFLEEIRQGTIERECIEEVCSYEEVKEVFENKEKTMEFWKGYTSSVYSVKDPGHGTERSDAMYVVVPLLGVALLIVIALFIIWRCQLQKATRHRPSYAQNRYLASRTGRSLPRVMVYRERSQSQGETQCQREASSRGAGDARAGGTPQPDGTLCPPEHSVSVLSRLSSATPPPSYEEVMGHPESSSSGEETSVSYSDPPPKYEEIVATAPAAGK; encoded by the exons ATGGCAA TGTTCTTGGGAGCCAGGAATGCCCACTCGCTCCTGAAACGCTTTCCCAGAGCCAATGGCTTCCTGGAGGAGATCCGGCAGGGCACCATCGAGCGGGAGTGCATCGAGGAGGTCTGCAGCTATGAGGAGGTCAAGGAGGTGTTTGAGAACAAGGAGAAGACG ATGGAGTTCTGGAAAGGCTACACCAGCTCTGTGTACTCTGTCAAGGACCCCGGGCACGGCACGGAGCGCTCTGACGCTATGTACGTGGTGGTGCCCCTCTTGGGAGTGGCTCTTCTCATAGTCATCGCCCTCTTCATCATCTGGAGGTGCCAGCTGCAAAAGGCCACGCGCCACCGCCCTTCCTATGCCCAGAACCGTTACCTGGCCAGCCGGACGGGCCGCAGCCTCCCCAGGGTCATGGTGTACCGGGAGCGGTCGCAGAGCCAAGGGGAGACCCAGTGCCAGCGGGAAGCCAGCAGCCGGGGGGCTGGGGATGCCAGAGCCGGGGGCACCCCCCAGCCGGACGGCACCCTGTGCCCGCCAGAGCATTCTGTGTCCGTCCTCTCCAGACTGTCCAGTGCCACGCCCCCGCCTTCCTACGAGGAGGTGATGGGCCACccggagagcagcagcagcggcgaGGAGACCAGCGTCTCCTACAGTGACCCTCCGCCCAAGTACGAAGAGATCGTGGCCACGGCCCCTGCCGCGGGCAAATAG
- the CLDN2 gene encoding claudin-2 has protein sequence MVSMGLQLLGYAVAFLGYIGTLTATLLPSWKTSSYIGSSIVTAISFTKGLWMECATYSTGITQCDIYSSLLNLPADIQAAQALMVSSCAVSSLACLLSVVGMRCTVFSQGSPGKDRVAVAGGAVFVLGGLLCFIPLVWNIHVVLRDFRNPVIPDSMKFELGEALYLGIISSLLSLVGGLILCTSCPARDTTTAYSSAYQPQLLASKSSRPSVSQVQKTKSEVNSYNLTGYV, from the coding sequence ATGGTGTCCAtggggctccagctgctgggctACGCCGTGGCCTTCCTGGGCTACATCGGCACGCTGACGGCCacgctgctgcccagctggaaGACCAGCTCCTACATCGGCTCCAGCATCGTGACGGCCATCAGCTTCACCAAGGGGCTGTGGATGGAGTGCGCCACGTACAGCACGGGCATCACCCAGTGCGACAtctacagctccctgctcaACCTGCCCGCCGACATCCAGGCGGCCCAAGCGCTCATGGTGAGCTCCTGCGCCGTGTCCTCCCTGGCCTGCCTGCTCTCCGTCGTGGGCATGAGGTGCACCGTCTTCAGCCAGGGCTCGCCGGGCAAGGACCGGGTGGCCGTGGCGGGCGGCGCGGTCTTCGTCCTCGGGGGGCTGCTCTGCTTCATCCCGCTGGTGTGGAACATCCACGTGGTGCTGCGGGATTTCCGCAACCCCGTCATCCCCGACAGCATGAAGTTCGAGCTCGGGGAGGCTCTTTACCTCGGCATCatctcctccctgctctccctcgTCGGCGGCTTGATCCTCtgcacctcctgccctgcccgggaCACCACCACCGCCTACTCCAGCGCCtaccagccccagctgctggcGAGCAAGAGCTCCCGGCCCTCTGTCAGCCAGGTGCAGAAAACCAAGAGTGAAGTCAATTCCTACAACCTGACGGGATACGTGTAG